Proteins encoded together in one Schumannella luteola window:
- a CDS encoding PP2C family protein-serine/threonine phosphatase, protein MTDDDFDPSAARPLSSARSDVGRVRSVNEDLALARFPLYFVADGMGGHERGDRASRTAIDTLEALLPGSEPVSPAELLEAVRSANTAVCALRDPITGALSGTTLTGLAVVRAESGELLWMVINVGDSRVYRWSGRTLTQLTIDHSVVQELVDAGEITQLEAERHPERNTITRALGAADEVEIDAWLLPYSGAATYLICSDGVTKELGLFDIEKLLSGHGDPDRDLADSIVQAALDAGGRDNVTAIVVESGELAEASALSTERRDHVFEFDDTHPRGSL, encoded by the coding sequence ATGACCGACGACGACTTCGACCCCTCCGCCGCGCGCCCGCTCTCCAGCGCGCGCAGCGACGTGGGCCGGGTGCGCAGCGTGAACGAGGATCTGGCGCTCGCGCGCTTCCCGCTCTACTTCGTCGCCGACGGGATGGGCGGCCACGAGCGCGGGGATCGCGCCAGCCGTACCGCGATCGACACGCTCGAGGCGCTGCTGCCCGGATCCGAGCCGGTGTCGCCCGCCGAGCTGCTCGAGGCGGTGCGCTCGGCGAACACCGCCGTCTGCGCCCTGCGCGATCCGATCACCGGCGCCCTCTCGGGCACGACGCTCACCGGCCTCGCCGTCGTGCGGGCCGAATCGGGCGAGCTGCTCTGGATGGTCATCAACGTCGGCGATTCGCGCGTCTACCGCTGGAGCGGTCGCACGCTGACGCAGCTCACGATCGACCACTCCGTCGTGCAGGAGCTCGTCGACGCCGGCGAGATCACCCAGCTCGAAGCCGAGCGGCACCCCGAGCGCAACACGATCACCCGCGCGCTCGGCGCCGCCGACGAGGTCGAGATCGACGCCTGGCTGCTGCCCTACTCGGGCGCGGCGACCTACCTGATCTGCTCCGACGGGGTCACGAAGGAGCTCGGGCTGTTCGACATCGAGAAGCTGCTGTCGGGCCACGGCGACCCCGACCGCGACCTCGCCGACAGCATCGTGCAGGCGGCGCTCGACGCCGGCGGCCGCGACAACGTGACCGCGATCGTGGTCGAGTCGGGCGAGCTCGCCGAGGCCTCCGCGCTGAGCACCGAACGGCGCGACCACGTCTTCGAGTTCGACGACACGCATCCGCGGGGCTCGCTGTGA
- a CDS encoding TIGR00645 family protein codes for MTSPRPTDNPSYSVPPAARGRGATAIGYFIFFSRWLQAPLYIGLIIAQLIYVVVFMVELWHLAEQVIVDPLHISEAKIMLGVLGLIDVVMIANLLIMVIIGGYETFVSRIDLDGHPDQPEWLSHVNANVLKVKLAMAIIGISSIHLLKTFIEVGDLGAKGSTTQPGDVTGETYTSEGVFWQVMIHLTFIVSAVALALIDKWSLKHSVPAAGGGTISVPGPAPVAGAAAGAATGAVLGGPAGAALGGAAGAAESSPERPTH; via the coding sequence GTGACTTCGCCGCGCCCCACCGACAACCCGTCGTACTCCGTCCCGCCCGCCGCCCGCGGCCGCGGCGCCACGGCAATCGGGTACTTCATCTTCTTCAGCCGCTGGCTGCAGGCCCCGCTCTATATCGGCCTGATCATCGCCCAGCTCATCTACGTCGTCGTGTTCATGGTGGAGCTGTGGCATCTCGCCGAGCAGGTGATCGTCGATCCCCTGCACATCTCCGAGGCGAAGATCATGCTCGGCGTGCTCGGCCTCATCGACGTCGTGATGATCGCGAACCTGCTCATCATGGTGATCATCGGCGGCTACGAGACCTTCGTCTCGCGCATCGACCTCGACGGGCACCCCGATCAGCCGGAGTGGCTGTCGCACGTCAACGCGAACGTGCTCAAGGTCAAGCTCGCGATGGCGATCATCGGCATCTCGTCGATCCACCTGCTCAAGACCTTCATCGAGGTCGGCGACCTGGGCGCGAAGGGCTCGACGACCCAGCCCGGTGACGTGACCGGCGAGACCTACACGAGCGAGGGCGTCTTCTGGCAGGTGATGATCCACCTGACCTTCATCGTGTCGGCGGTCGCGCTGGCGCTCATCGACAAGTGGTCGCTGAAGCACTCGGTGCCGGCCGCCGGCGGCGGCACGATCTCGGTGCCCGGACCGGCGCCGGTCGCCGGCGCCGCCGCGGGGGCCGCCACCGGCGCCGTCCTCGGAGGCCCGGCCGGAGCCGCGCTCGGCGGAGCAGCCGGCGCCGCCGAGTCGAGCCCGGAGCGCCCCACGCACTGA
- a CDS encoding FHA domain-containing protein — MTIYSVTPGTPGEWAALAADRLLLVVRADAALEPAALLGELAGTEPARRVIEALTSRGLAATPSFALLEHPDGEGPARVIVRGEITVSGSAQGQPVEIGGSGVATWVERLVDGFEEAVVTTSAVSSGTALPLGHGAVWASRVSVSSTASSPIAAGTAPVAEGGAGAVDDDSASGAAASGGIAADVIPVAVAPLVAAAPPVAEIDLADAAGVVDDAAGSDAEADDADAADAAEPADAAEPADAPEEPVDAEATGLEATEPEDDAEAAAEPEPADLPAEPDTLVEQTIIPSSDDALADESAVDPAAPAEEPAAPESDADAEGSDYDHLFEATIVRPIEDAAVRPPEEGEEEAAAAAAAPAAPVAPAFDPGFEGEHDGQTVLSFGTPGHERPAESEIAAAPAGPQFWLVLPSGIREQLTRETLVGRAPAGRVTGGELPRLVTLAGDPDISRTHVRFQIEGDTVVVTDLNSRNGTSVVLPGKPPQLLRGDEPVAVIAGTLIDLGGGSVITLEQSA; from the coding sequence GTGACCATCTACTCCGTTACTCCCGGCACCCCCGGCGAGTGGGCCGCGCTCGCCGCCGACCGCCTGCTGCTCGTGGTGCGCGCCGACGCCGCGCTCGAGCCCGCCGCGCTGCTCGGCGAGCTGGCCGGAACCGAGCCGGCGCGGCGCGTGATCGAGGCGCTCACCTCGCGCGGACTCGCCGCGACGCCGTCGTTCGCGCTGCTCGAGCACCCGGACGGCGAGGGGCCGGCGCGGGTCATCGTGCGCGGCGAGATCACGGTGTCGGGATCGGCGCAGGGTCAGCCCGTCGAGATCGGCGGATCGGGCGTCGCGACCTGGGTCGAGCGTCTGGTCGACGGCTTCGAGGAGGCGGTCGTCACGACCTCGGCCGTGTCGTCGGGAACCGCCCTGCCGCTCGGTCACGGTGCGGTCTGGGCGAGCCGGGTCTCGGTGTCGTCGACGGCGAGCTCGCCGATCGCCGCCGGGACGGCGCCGGTCGCCGAGGGCGGCGCCGGTGCGGTCGACGACGACTCCGCCTCCGGTGCGGCGGCGTCCGGCGGTATCGCCGCCGACGTCATCCCGGTCGCGGTCGCCCCGCTCGTCGCCGCGGCGCCGCCGGTCGCCGAGATCGACCTCGCCGATGCCGCCGGGGTCGTGGATGACGCCGCTGGGTCGGACGCGGAGGCCGACGATGCCGACGCCGCTGACGCGGCCGAGCCCGCTGACGCGGCCGAGCCCGCTGACGCTCCCGAGGAGCCGGTCGACGCCGAGGCGACGGGGCTCGAGGCGACGGAGCCCGAGGACGACGCCGAGGCCGCCGCCGAGCCGGAGCCCGCTGACCTCCCCGCCGAGCCCGACACGCTCGTCGAGCAGACGATCATCCCCTCGAGCGACGACGCTCTCGCCGACGAGTCCGCTGTCGACCCGGCCGCTCCCGCCGAGGAGCCCGCGGCGCCCGAGTCCGATGCCGATGCCGAGGGCAGCGACTACGACCACCTCTTCGAGGCCACGATCGTGCGGCCGATCGAGGACGCCGCCGTGCGTCCGCCGGAGGAGGGCGAGGAGGAGGCCGCGGCGGCCGCCGCAGCCCCGGCCGCGCCCGTCGCCCCTGCCTTCGATCCGGGCTTCGAGGGCGAGCACGACGGCCAGACGGTGCTGAGCTTCGGCACTCCCGGCCACGAGCGCCCCGCCGAGAGCGAGATCGCCGCGGCGCCCGCGGGGCCGCAGTTCTGGCTGGTGCTGCCGAGCGGCATCCGCGAGCAGCTGACCCGCGAGACCCTCGTCGGGCGCGCCCCGGCCGGCCGCGTCACCGGCGGCGAGCTGCCGCGGCTCGTCACGCTCGCCGGCGATCCCGACATCTCGCGCACGCACGTGCGCTTCCAGATCGAGGGTGACACGGTCGTCGTCACCGACCTCAACTCGCGCAACGGCACCTCGGTCGTGCTGCCGGGCAAGCCCCCGCAGCTGCTGCGCGGCGACGAGCCCGTCGCGGTCATCGCCGGCACCCTGATCGACCTCGGCGGCGGCAGCGTGATCACCCTGGAGCAGTCCGCCTAG
- a CDS encoding alpha/beta fold hydrolase: MSDDDTTTVISADGTPIAVRTHGEGLPVIVVNGALSRGADGEEVAAEIARRGFQVATFDRRSRGDSGDTSPYSPEREVEDLVAVIDHLGGRASVVGHSSGAILALVAASLGAPIAQLVLSEPPFLFENPFAADLPDRLQAHVDADERDEAVALFQREGVGLPDEAIEQFRQTPLWPSLLPLAQSTVYDATITRDFAIPTPTMLAVGIPTTILRGEQTFPILIAAADRLATLLPEHRLVIEPRMQHHRLNPEAAADLVAALHAS, from the coding sequence ATGAGCGACGACGACACGACCACGGTCATCTCGGCTGACGGCACCCCGATCGCGGTGCGCACGCACGGCGAGGGCCTCCCCGTGATCGTCGTCAACGGCGCCCTGTCGCGGGGCGCTGACGGCGAGGAGGTCGCCGCCGAGATCGCCCGCCGCGGCTTCCAGGTCGCGACCTTCGATCGCCGGTCGCGGGGCGACAGCGGCGACACCTCTCCGTACTCCCCCGAGCGCGAGGTCGAAGACCTGGTCGCGGTCATCGATCACCTCGGCGGCCGGGCGTCCGTCGTCGGCCACTCGTCCGGCGCGATCCTCGCGCTCGTCGCCGCCTCGCTCGGCGCTCCGATCGCCCAGCTCGTGCTCTCGGAGCCGCCGTTCCTCTTCGAGAACCCCTTCGCCGCCGACCTGCCCGACCGGCTGCAGGCGCACGTGGATGCCGACGAGCGCGACGAGGCGGTCGCCCTGTTCCAGCGCGAGGGAGTCGGCCTGCCCGACGAGGCGATCGAGCAGTTCCGCCAGACGCCGCTGTGGCCCTCGCTGCTTCCGCTCGCCCAGTCGACCGTCTACGACGCGACGATCACCCGCGACTTCGCGATCCCGACGCCGACGATGCTCGCCGTCGGCATCCCGACCACGATCCTGCGCGGCGAGCAGACCTTCCCGATCCTCATCGCCGCCGCCGATCGTCTCGCGACCCTGCTGCCCGAGCACCGCCTCGTGATCGAGCCGCGCATGCAGCACCACCGGCTCAACCCCGAGGCTGCCGCCGACCTCGTCGCCGCGCTGCACGCGAGCTAG
- a CDS encoding Ig-like domain-containing protein, translated as MGALSRLAARPKALASGAAIAVVGGALLALAVAHPGYPLSDVDLTTKDVWVTNSEKALGGRLNRQIDELTGAVNAASGDLDVLQDGETAFIHDRSGGTLSKVDPAYLEFGDEVTVPKGAQVSYGTNVLGILRPDDGALWTVGTQANLSFDAAKDRPLLKLGQGAAAVVAENGTVFAVSPVKGLLYTVTPGSAPVSTKIPKLGGDAEVQISAVGDVPVVLDAGGKRVIRADGSSVKLSGTPLKLQQASAEADAALVATSDRLLSVPLDGDAKPTTIGTPRSTATTDANRIAAPVRLAGCVHGAWARAGSYLLACDGQAAQDFDIPDASRSAQLVFRVNRDVIVLNDTNSGDVWVPKQTLRLVDNWDEVTPPDDTDAPEGDEKSATQSFEDTLAERTDVNRPPIARDDAFGVRPGSTTILPVLDNDTDPDGDVLTITNVTDGWAALGTLDEIDGSRALQFTPNEGASGAFSFRYTVDDGRPGGVAQANVQVQIVPPEVNNPPVAQRQASVAVEQGQSIGYNVLADWIDPDGDGLFLDNAQARGGDAVRFSADGTVTFRNTSQQAGEKQVDFTVSDGAATASGTLTIDVKPAGQLKPVGTPDFYQTFVGERSSFAPLENDSSPSGAPLKLVSIEPLTDGIQAGANTDLGTIDVTSPGPGAYYLQYTLAAGPVTSIGLIRVDVREAPEKPLPPIAVKDTVYLRGAETGTLKPLNNDVSPSGRVIGVQSVEIPDDQSFLSVEIVSNTELRVTSSQVLKTPAEFRYTISDGLGSSTATVAVLPVQPLVNHQAPIAVDDQATVRAGDVASVDVLANDSHPDGVPLRLRPDLVEPPTEGLAFVSGGRVRFQAPDAPGTYSVVYTVGDDYGQEATARVTFTVTADSAKGDRAPVPQPIVARVFAGSDVTIQVPLDGIDPDGDSTQLVGFPVAPANGLIKHDASAFTYTAFPDKPGTDFFTYEVVDSYGVSATGTIKIGVLPRPTQAMQPVAVNDETAMRPGRTATVPVLANDSDPNGYTLTVSDKLTVPAGVEAEVVSGQVQVTAPEKEQAFVVGYTIINGHGGVDTATLAVTVTKDAPLQPPTAVDHVIDQKDLGDDGTLVVDARAGATNPGGALKDLAVAATGPNRAAATVLDDGTVRVKAGAKRTAIAYTLTNAIDDLTATAFLIVPPAPKAGFDLPCKIRPDLAKQIVRVDETKTYKVTDLVVCPSGRDPVLTGAKNVSATRSSGASPYVDAATLRFTPEKGYRGPATLSFEVTDGASAADPKGNTTTLSLSITVGDPGFKDKAPTFSSPSLRVEAGTTLDFDLHTATAHENPQVVQDTTFTDLAGGTAQVQPSLGGSVLQLTAPRKAKIGSIARITFTLVYDDFRVKGSVLATVVSSTLPLPRTIDDHDFVARGKSATIAVTSNDTNPFADEPLTVVDAKLENPNSGARVTHTASTVTITAGASFIGDAVVVYTVQDATDDSTRQVTGRATATIWDRPEAPARPTATADDGSATVVHQGSLQTNGTAITGYTVRSSAGQSRDCAAGAQCVFTGLQNGTSYSFTVVAHAVVPGSSIATDSSASTASVGVTPYGVPAVPTGVTMSNSGYAPSTVSIKWGASSSSGGGTVRYEWQINGSGGTTGGTSGSRGGQGAGSYSGQVRACNTGDKCSDWAASGAPTVVQNEPPPPPLPNATTRTTCGIHVANFNAYNNDCVSIAAGTRIQFQCRGQQNGKQYALSTITGYGEQLMILQDDTDYPAAYRSGHNC; from the coding sequence GTGGGAGCGCTGAGTCGGCTCGCGGCACGCCCGAAGGCGCTCGCCTCGGGCGCCGCGATCGCCGTCGTCGGCGGTGCCTTGCTCGCTCTCGCGGTCGCGCATCCCGGCTACCCGCTCAGCGACGTCGACCTGACGACGAAGGATGTCTGGGTCACCAATTCCGAGAAGGCGCTCGGCGGTCGTCTGAACCGGCAGATCGACGAGCTGACCGGCGCGGTGAACGCCGCCTCGGGCGATCTGGACGTGCTCCAGGACGGGGAGACGGCGTTCATCCACGACCGCTCGGGAGGCACGCTCTCGAAGGTCGACCCCGCCTACCTCGAGTTCGGCGACGAGGTGACGGTGCCGAAGGGTGCGCAGGTCTCGTACGGCACGAACGTGCTCGGCATCCTGCGTCCCGATGACGGCGCCCTCTGGACCGTCGGCACGCAGGCGAATCTCTCCTTCGACGCGGCGAAGGACCGTCCGCTGCTGAAGCTCGGTCAGGGCGCCGCCGCGGTCGTGGCCGAGAACGGGACGGTGTTCGCAGTCAGCCCCGTGAAGGGACTCCTCTATACGGTGACGCCCGGCTCGGCGCCCGTGTCGACGAAGATCCCGAAGCTCGGCGGCGACGCGGAGGTGCAGATCAGCGCGGTCGGCGACGTGCCGGTCGTGCTGGATGCGGGCGGCAAGCGGGTGATCCGGGCTGACGGCTCGAGCGTGAAGCTCAGCGGCACGCCGCTGAAGCTGCAGCAGGCGAGCGCCGAAGCGGATGCCGCCCTCGTGGCGACCTCCGACCGGCTGCTCAGCGTGCCGCTCGACGGCGACGCGAAGCCGACCACGATCGGCACGCCCCGTTCGACCGCCACGACCGACGCGAATCGGATCGCCGCGCCCGTGCGTCTCGCGGGCTGCGTGCACGGCGCCTGGGCCAGGGCGGGAAGCTACCTGCTCGCCTGCGACGGTCAGGCGGCGCAGGACTTCGACATCCCCGACGCGTCCCGCTCGGCGCAGCTCGTGTTCCGCGTCAATCGCGACGTGATCGTGCTCAACGACACGAACTCGGGCGACGTGTGGGTGCCGAAGCAGACCCTGCGCCTGGTCGACAACTGGGATGAGGTCACGCCGCCCGACGACACCGACGCCCCCGAGGGCGACGAGAAGAGCGCGACCCAGTCGTTCGAGGACACCCTGGCCGAGCGCACCGACGTCAACCGTCCGCCGATCGCCCGCGACGACGCCTTCGGGGTGCGACCGGGATCGACGACGATCCTGCCGGTGCTCGACAACGACACCGATCCCGACGGCGACGTGCTGACGATCACGAACGTGACCGACGGCTGGGCGGCACTCGGCACGCTCGACGAGATCGACGGATCGCGCGCGCTGCAGTTCACGCCGAACGAGGGCGCGAGCGGCGCCTTCTCGTTCCGGTACACCGTCGACGACGGCCGGCCCGGCGGCGTCGCGCAGGCGAACGTGCAGGTGCAGATCGTGCCGCCCGAGGTGAACAACCCGCCGGTCGCGCAGCGCCAGGCCTCGGTCGCGGTCGAGCAGGGGCAGAGCATCGGCTACAACGTGCTCGCCGACTGGATCGACCCCGACGGCGACGGGCTCTTCCTCGACAACGCGCAGGCGCGCGGCGGGGATGCGGTGCGATTCTCCGCCGACGGCACCGTCACCTTCCGCAACACCTCGCAGCAGGCGGGCGAGAAGCAGGTCGACTTCACCGTGTCGGATGGCGCGGCCACCGCATCCGGCACCCTGACCATCGACGTGAAGCCGGCCGGGCAGCTCAAGCCGGTCGGCACGCCCGACTTCTACCAGACCTTCGTCGGCGAGCGGTCGTCGTTCGCGCCGCTCGAGAACGACTCCTCGCCGAGCGGCGCCCCGCTCAAGCTGGTGTCGATCGAGCCGCTGACCGACGGCATCCAGGCGGGCGCGAACACCGACCTGGGCACGATCGACGTCACCTCGCCGGGCCCCGGCGCCTACTACCTGCAGTACACGCTCGCCGCGGGCCCGGTCACCTCGATCGGACTCATCCGGGTGGATGTGCGCGAGGCGCCCGAGAAGCCGCTGCCGCCGATCGCGGTCAAGGACACCGTCTACCTGCGCGGCGCGGAGACCGGCACGCTCAAGCCCCTGAACAACGACGTGTCGCCGAGCGGTCGCGTGATCGGCGTGCAGAGCGTCGAGATCCCCGACGACCAGTCGTTCCTCAGCGTCGAGATCGTGTCGAACACCGAGCTGCGGGTCACCTCGAGTCAGGTGCTGAAGACGCCGGCCGAGTTCCGCTACACGATCTCCGACGGGCTGGGCAGCTCGACCGCGACGGTCGCGGTGCTGCCGGTGCAGCCGCTCGTGAACCACCAGGCGCCGATCGCCGTCGACGATCAGGCGACGGTGCGCGCCGGCGATGTCGCGAGCGTGGATGTGCTGGCGAACGACAGCCACCCCGACGGCGTGCCCCTGCGCTTGCGTCCCGACCTCGTCGAGCCGCCGACCGAGGGTCTCGCCTTCGTCTCGGGCGGGCGCGTACGCTTCCAGGCTCCCGATGCTCCGGGCACCTACTCGGTCGTCTACACGGTCGGCGACGACTACGGACAGGAGGCGACCGCGCGGGTGACCTTCACGGTCACGGCCGACTCGGCTAAGGGCGACCGCGCCCCGGTGCCGCAGCCGATCGTCGCGCGCGTCTTCGCCGGATCGGACGTCACCATCCAGGTTCCGCTCGACGGCATCGACCCCGACGGCGACTCGACGCAGCTCGTCGGCTTCCCGGTCGCGCCGGCCAACGGGCTCATCAAGCACGACGCGAGCGCATTCACCTACACGGCGTTCCCCGACAAGCCGGGCACCGATTTCTTCACCTACGAGGTCGTCGACAGCTACGGCGTCAGCGCGACCGGCACGATCAAGATCGGCGTGCTGCCCCGGCCGACTCAGGCGATGCAGCCGGTCGCGGTCAACGACGAGACGGCCATGCGCCCCGGGCGCACCGCGACGGTGCCGGTGCTCGCGAACGACTCCGACCCGAACGGCTACACGCTGACCGTGAGCGACAAGCTCACGGTGCCGGCCGGCGTGGAGGCCGAGGTGGTCTCGGGCCAGGTGCAGGTGACGGCGCCCGAGAAGGAGCAGGCCTTCGTCGTCGGCTACACGATCATCAACGGGCACGGCGGCGTCGACACCGCCACCCTCGCCGTCACGGTGACGAAGGACGCCCCGCTGCAGCCGCCCACGGCGGTCGACCACGTGATCGACCAGAAGGATCTCGGCGACGACGGCACGCTCGTCGTCGACGCCCGGGCGGGCGCCACGAACCCCGGGGGAGCTCTCAAGGACCTCGCGGTCGCCGCGACCGGCCCCAACCGCGCGGCTGCGACCGTGCTCGACGACGGCACCGTGCGGGTGAAGGCGGGCGCCAAGCGCACCGCGATCGCCTACACGCTGACGAACGCGATCGACGACCTCACCGCGACCGCCTTCCTCATCGTGCCGCCGGCGCCGAAGGCCGGCTTCGATCTGCCGTGCAAGATCCGCCCCGATCTGGCGAAGCAGATCGTGCGGGTGGATGAGACGAAGACCTACAAGGTGACGGATCTGGTCGTCTGCCCCTCCGGTCGCGACCCCGTGCTGACCGGGGCGAAGAACGTCTCGGCGACCCGCAGCAGCGGCGCCTCGCCCTACGTCGACGCCGCGACGCTGCGCTTCACGCCGGAGAAGGGCTATCGCGGCCCGGCCACGCTGAGCTTCGAGGTGACCGACGGCGCGAGCGCGGCCGACCCGAAGGGGAACACGACGACGCTGAGCCTGTCGATCACGGTCGGCGACCCCGGCTTCAAGGACAAGGCGCCGACGTTCAGCTCGCCGAGTCTGAGGGTCGAGGCGGGCACGACGCTCGACTTCGACCTGCACACGGCGACCGCGCACGAGAACCCGCAGGTCGTGCAGGACACGACGTTCACCGATCTCGCCGGCGGCACCGCCCAGGTGCAGCCGAGCCTCGGCGGATCGGTGCTGCAGCTGACCGCACCCCGCAAGGCGAAGATCGGCAGCATCGCGCGCATCACGTTCACCCTCGTCTACGACGACTTCCGGGTGAAGGGGAGCGTGCTCGCCACGGTCGTGTCGTCGACGCTGCCGTTGCCGCGCACGATCGACGACCACGACTTCGTCGCCCGCGGCAAGTCGGCGACGATCGCCGTCACGTCGAATGACACGAATCCCTTCGCCGACGAGCCTCTGACGGTCGTCGACGCGAAGCTCGAGAACCCGAACTCGGGCGCGCGGGTGACGCACACCGCATCCACCGTCACGATCACGGCGGGCGCGAGCTTCATCGGCGACGCGGTCGTGGTCTACACGGTGCAGGATGCGACCGACGACAGCACCCGCCAGGTCACCGGGCGCGCGACGGCGACGATCTGGGATCGGCCCGAGGCGCCGGCGCGCCCGACCGCGACCGCGGATGACGGCAGCGCCACCGTCGTGCACCAGGGCAGTCTGCAGACCAACGGCACCGCGATCACCGGCTACACGGTGCGCAGCAGCGCCGGTCAGAGCCGAGACTGCGCCGCCGGAGCGCAGTGCGTGTTCACCGGGCTGCAGAACGGCACGTCCTACAGCTTCACCGTCGTCGCGCACGCCGTCGTCCCGGGGTCGTCGATCGCGACGGACAGCTCGGCCTCGACTGCCAGCGTCGGAGTGACCCCGTATGGCGTGCCCGCCGTTCCGACGGGCGTGACGATGTCGAACAGCGGATACGCACCCTCCACGGTCTCGATCAAGTGGGGAGCGAGCTCGTCGAGCGGCGGCGGCACGGTGCGCTACGAGTGGCAGATCAACGGATCGGGCGGAACGACGGGTGGCACCAGCGGCAGCCGTGGCGGACAAGGCGCCGGCAGCTACTCGGGTCAGGTTCGCGCCTGCAACACCGGAGACAAGTGCAGCGACTGGGCCGCGTCGGGCGCCCCGACCGTCGTGCAGAACGAGCCGCCGCCCCCACCGCTGCCGAACGCGACGACGCGAACGACCTGCGGCATCCACGTGGCCAACTTCAACGCCTACAACAACGACTGCGTCTCGATCGCCGCGGGAACGCGCATCCAGTTCCAGTGCCGCGGTCAGCAGAACGGCAAGCAGTACGCGCTGTCGACGATCACCGGCTACGGCGAGCAGCTGATGATCCTGCAGGACGACACCGACTACCCGGCCGCGTACCGCAGCGGGCACAACTGCTGA
- a CDS encoding TerC/Alx family metal homeostasis membrane protein has translation MTLALPFAFEIGTYVVLLLILAADVIIAFKRPHVPSTRESALWIGFYVLLALIFAGLMLVLGDAEHAGQFVAGWLTEYSLSIDNLFVFLLIMAQFKVPRKYQQELLMVGIIIALVLRGIFIVIGAAVIENFSWVFYIFGAFLLYTAANQAFTNHDDEAQNESRLIRFLRRRIAITDEFEGAKLRTTVDGRRFFTPVLIVLIALGTTDLVFALDSIPAIFGITQSPFIVFTANVFALMGLRQLYFLLGDLVEKLVYLKYGIAFILAFIGVKLVFHAMYKNELPFINGGHGIEWAPEIPTFVSLGVIVASMAVAVVASVIKLRMDARRAPVEKQLDS, from the coding sequence ATGACCCTCGCCCTGCCCTTCGCGTTCGAGATCGGCACCTACGTCGTGCTGCTGCTGATCCTCGCGGCCGACGTGATCATCGCGTTCAAGCGCCCGCACGTGCCGTCGACCCGCGAGTCGGCGCTGTGGATCGGCTTCTACGTGCTGCTCGCGCTCATCTTCGCCGGGCTCATGCTCGTGCTGGGGGATGCGGAGCACGCGGGCCAGTTCGTGGCCGGCTGGCTGACCGAGTACAGCCTGTCGATCGACAACCTGTTCGTGTTCCTGCTGATCATGGCCCAGTTCAAGGTGCCGAGGAAGTACCAGCAGGAGCTGCTGATGGTGGGCATCATCATCGCGCTCGTGCTGCGCGGCATCTTCATCGTGATCGGCGCCGCGGTGATCGAGAACTTCAGCTGGGTGTTCTACATCTTCGGCGCGTTCCTGCTCTACACGGCCGCGAACCAGGCGTTCACGAACCACGACGACGAGGCGCAGAACGAGAGCCGTCTCATCCGCTTCCTGCGTCGACGCATCGCGATCACCGACGAGTTCGAGGGGGCGAAGCTGCGCACGACCGTCGACGGCCGCCGCTTCTTCACGCCGGTGCTGATCGTGCTGATCGCGCTCGGCACGACCGACCTCGTGTTCGCGCTCGACTCGATCCCCGCGATCTTCGGCATCACGCAGAGCCCGTTCATCGTGTTCACCGCGAACGTCTTCGCGCTGATGGGTCTGCGTCAGCTCTACTTCCTGCTCGGCGACCTCGTCGAGAAGCTCGTCTACCTGAAGTACGGCATCGCGTTCATCCTCGCCTTCATCGGCGTGAAGCTCGTCTTCCACGCCATGTACAAGAACGAGCTGCCGTTCATCAACGGCGGGCACGGCATCGAGTGGGCGCCCGAGATCCCGACCTTCGTCTCCCTCGGCGTGATCGTCGCGTCGATGGCGGTCGCGGTGGTCGCGAGTGTGATCAAGCTGCGGATGGATGCGCGGCGCGCGCCGGTCGAGAAGCAGCTCGACTCCTGA